A stretch of DNA from Anaerolineae bacterium:
GTGCTGGGGGCGGCGCACGCCGGCTGGCGGGGGACGGTGGCCGGCATGGCGCGTGCGCTGGTGCTGGCCATGATGCGGGAATTTGGCTCGCGCCCGGAGGACATCCGCGCCGGCATCGGGCCTTCCATCGGGCCGTGCTGTTACGCGGTGGGCGAGGATGTCGTGCGGGCGGCGCACCAGGCCTGGGGGGAAAGCGAGGCGAACCCGCTCTTTCGCCAGGTGAACGGGCGCTTCCATCTCGATTTATGGCAGGCCAATTACCGGCAGTTGGCCGGGCTGGGGGTAGGGCAGATCGAGGTGGCCGGCATCTGCACCGCCTGCCATTCCCATCGCTTTTTCTCCCACCGCGCCAGCGGGGGATTGACCGGGCGTTTCCCTATGGTGGCAGTGCTGAAGTAACCTGGAAAGACGTTCGGAGGGGTAGATATGTCCCGGTGGGCATACATTGCGGACAACCTTCAGCGGGTGCGTGAGCGGATCGCGCGGGCGTGTGCACGCGCCGGCCGGGACCCGGACACGGTGCGGCTGGTTGCGGTGAGCAAGAACATGCCGGCAGAAGCGGTGGCGGCGGCCTATGCCTATGGAGTACGGGACTTTGGGGAGAACCGGGTGGAGGAGGCTCTGCCCAAGATAGCCGCCGTGCGGGAGCTGTTGGGAGATGCGCCGGCGCCGGCATGGCATATGATCGGCCATTTGCAGAGGCGCAAGGTGCGGGATGCCATGCCGGCGTTCGACCTGGTGCACTCGGTGGACCGGCTGGCGCTGGCCGAAGAAATGGAGAAGCGGTTGAGCGCCATCGGAAAGGTAATGCCCGTCCTGCTGGAGATCAAGCTGAGCCATGAGGAGACCAAATGGGGCTTCTTGCCGGAGGAGGTGCCGGAGGCGGTCGGCAAGATTCTGGAACTGCCCTATCTGCGCATCCGCGGGTTGATGACCATGGCGCCGATTGTGCCGCATGCAGAGGAAGCCCGACCGTATTTCCGCCGGCTGCGCGAACTGCGCGATGCGCTGGCGCGGCAGTTCCCGCAGGCCTGCTGGGATGAGCTTTCGATGGGGATGACGGACGATTTTGAGCCGGCGGTGGAGGAGGGCGCCACGATGGTGCGCATTGGGCGGGCGGTTTTTCTGCCGGCGGACTAAATGGGCAAAGAACAACGGGAGGGGATACACATCCCCTCCCGTT
This window harbors:
- the pgeF gene encoding peptidoglycan editing factor PgeF, which codes for MSLDIFRFAILQDVPELEHGIFGRQGGVSPAPYDTLNVGADVADDPANVHRNVEIACEALGVAPAELVTVRQVHSNRVMRVGRTHRGQKVGELDGLITDEPGVPLILRFADCVPILAYDARRGVLGAAHAGWRGTVAGMARALVLAMMREFGSRPEDIRAGIGPSIGPCCYAVGEDVVRAAHQAWGESEANPLFRQVNGRFHLDLWQANYRQLAGLGVGQIEVAGICTACHSHRFFSHRASGGLTGRFPMVAVLK
- a CDS encoding YggS family pyridoxal phosphate-dependent enzyme, with product MSRWAYIADNLQRVRERIARACARAGRDPDTVRLVAVSKNMPAEAVAAAYAYGVRDFGENRVEEALPKIAAVRELLGDAPAPAWHMIGHLQRRKVRDAMPAFDLVHSVDRLALAEEMEKRLSAIGKVMPVLLEIKLSHEETKWGFLPEEVPEAVGKILELPYLRIRGLMTMAPIVPHAEEARPYFRRLRELRDALARQFPQACWDELSMGMTDDFEPAVEEGATMVRIGRAVFLPAD